ATCGAATGGTCATCAGCACTCTTGTTCCGGAGCAACGCCACTGCGCCAACCGCAACAACGCAGACCACGGCCGCGATGATGAATGTCTCGCGGATCACAGCAAGCGTCAGCGGAACAATCCGCTCGTTCAGTAGTTGCTGTTGACGCGTGAAATACTCAGCGGTCGTCTCGCCCGGATTCGGGCTGACGGGGGGTAGCGCGACGATCCGGCGATCGAGTCGAGCGAGCCCCCAGGCGGTGATCGCCGACAGGCCCAGCGTCATCCCCAGCAGACGGGCAAGCAGGACAAGCCCAGACGCCGCGCCATAGTCTTCGAGGCGAGCGGCGCGGATCGCAACCTCACCGATCGGGGCGACGACGATACCCAGACCAACACCAGCGGTCGCCATTGTCATGGCCATCAGCCCCATCCGGAGCTCGTCCGGCCACCACCACATCGCGGCGAAGCCGAGCGCGCCGATCAGCAAACCAACCGTCGCGACGGGTCTGATGCCCCGAGCATTAACCAGACGACCACCCGCCACCGCGCCGACTGTCATCGCGAGGGTAAAGCTGCCAAGCAGCAGAGCGGTGCGGGTGGCCACGTCACTTGCGTCTGAGAGCAGCGCGACCGCAAGAGGCGCGTTGACCATCGCGGTTATCAGCGCAACACCGACGAGCGCATTTGCGACGCCGGCGGACTGGAAGAGACGTTGTCGGATCAATGATCTTGGTAGTATCGGCTGTGCAGAACGACGCTCGACGATCACAAACACACCGAGCAGAACGAGCGCAACCACCAGCAAGGGCCAGCGCCACGGCGCGAGCGGATTCACGTCTGCCCCGAGCCGCGCCGCGCCCTGAGCGCTGCTCAGTCCCGCCTCGCCGCCCGATGAAAGCGCCAGGCAGAATGCCACGAGCCCGGTCGCGCCGAGAATCGCGCCGGCAAACCCCGGTCTTTCGGACGAGACCGGCGGTCGCTTCTGGACCCCACCGGCTGCGAGCATGACTCCCGCGGCCAACCCGATCGGGAGGTTGAGCCAGAAAATCGCTCTCCACGAGCCAAGGAGCTCGAAGATCAACGAACCCCAGACCGGGCCAAGTACCCAGCCGAGTGTATCGACCGCCGCGACGAGCCCGAGCGTGAACGCACGCCGGCGCATCGGAACGATGTCCGCAACAAGCGCCATCGACACTGGCAGCATCGCGCCGCCGCCGAGGCCCTGCAGCGTTCGCCCAAGGATCATCGTGCCGAGTTGGCCGGCCATGGCGGCCACGATCGACCCCACCAGGAACAACACAAGCGCCGCGCCAAACACTGGGAAACGACCGAAGAAATCGGACAGCCGGCCGGTCAGAGGCACAGTGACGGTGTAGGCAACCAGGTAGGCGAGCACGATCCACGAGTAGCGATCGGCGTCAACAGCGCTGATTCCGAGGTCAGCGATGACACGAGGAAGGATCGGAGCTACGACCGTGAGGTCCAGCGCGGCCAGAAATACAACCGCCAGAACAGGCAGCAGTCGACGCCAGGGTGTCGAATCCTCGGTACTGGCGATCGTATCGACGTTCAGGATGTTGGCGGTGGCTGGATGTCGACCGCCTCTCCCTGTTTGCTCAGATCCAGCGTCCATGCGACTGGATTCTTCCGCGCACCCTCTGGCTCCTTCAGCGAAACACGGAGTAGATCGTTCGTGCCGGCGTCCACCCAGAGTGTGACTGAAATAACATCGCCCTGAATCGACCCGCTGGTGACCTGGCTCACTGCGTTCTGATCGACCGTCCCCGTGATCACCCTGGTGTCGCGACCGCCAACAGAGTCGTCCTTCCCGAGGGCAGCGCCTTGCAAGTTCGCGAGAATCGGCTTGATGCCATTCTTCTCGTCGAAGACGACGGCAGGGTTGTAGCTGAAGTCAGCCGGCGCGACTTCCCACTTCCCGCTGATGAAGTTGGTCATCCATGTCTTGTCGCCAATTGCAATCAGCGAGATGTTCGCCTGGGTAATCTGGATATCGATCCGCGCGTCGGCATTGACAGCGTCAGGCCGCTTGAGAACCCCCTCGGCGCTTAGCAGCTTGATCGACTGAGCGCTGTCGATGAACGCGTCGCCGTCGACCGTCAACTTGAAGTGCGCCGTGTCGGTCGCTGCCCAACGATCCCCGGCAGCAGTCAGGACCGATGCAGCCGTCGGTTTCGAGCTGCTGCTGGACGCGCTTCCCGTACTGCAACCACCAGCAAAGACGAGCAGACCGAGGATCACGATGCTGAACAAGCGTAACCGGTGCATCTACACATCCTGTCTGGATCGCATCCCACAGCGGTACGGTTCCCGCCTCTGGTCGGGAACGTACAGTATCATATGGCCCGGGAACCTACTCGCCATCCATGCGCACCCTGTCAACGTCCGTGGACGCGTGCTATCGCTCAACCGAGGAGTATCTCGATCGTGGAGGACAGTCGGCTGATCGTCGGGGCAGCAACCGATCCGGGGCCTGTCCGTGAAGCGAACGAGGACACCGTATACCACGATGTCGTCGCCAATCCGATCGCTGGCGACCTCCTGGTCCTCGCAGTTGCGGACGGCATGGGCGGGTATCAACGTGGCGAAGTCGCGTCGAGCATGGCTGTTGACGCCTTGCGCGACCGGTTCACCACCGCCGACACGAGCGACGTCGTCGTGCTGCTGAAGCAGGCGTTCCGGCAGGCAAACGAGTCGATCTTCAATGGGGGTTCGGCTGCCGGCGAGCACAACATGATGGGCACAACCCTTGTTGCCGGCGTTGTTAAGGACATGGATCTCGCCATCGGCAACATCGGCGACAGCCGCGCCTACCTGGTTCGCGCCAGGACTCTGAACCAGATCACCAACGACCATTCCCTCGTCGCCGAGCAGGTGGCGATGGGCGCAATGACGCATGACGAAGCGCGCGGCAGTCACCACAAAAACATCATCACACGCGCGTTGGGGCATCGCGAACGGGTCGATGTCGATATCTTCGAGCTGACGCTTCTGCCAGACGACCGGCTGCTCTTCTCGACCGATGGCCTCCACGATCATCTCGAGGACGACGAGATGACCACCATCCTGCTGACGATGTCGCCAGAGGATGCCGCCAAGGAGATGGTCGACCGCGCCATCCGTGCCGGATCGACAGACAATGTCACGGCGCTTTGTGTCTGGGCGGCGCCTGTTAGCGTCCTCGACGCGCCGCCGGCCGCGGCGCCAGCCGAAGCTCGCATGAACGTGCTGCTAACGGCGCTCGTCCTGCTCGGGCTGGTGATCTTCATCGCGATCGTCGGCTATATCGTCCTGGCGACCTGACGCACGATGCTCAGCGGAATCATCGATGCCCATGTCCACATCTTCCCGCCCGAGATTGTCGCTGCCCGCGAGGAGTATCGCGCCCGCGATATGTGGTTCGGAATGCTCTACGAACGCCCGGACTACCTGTTGGCATCCCCCGACGACCTGATCTCGAGCATGGATGCAGCTGGCATCGAGGTGTCGATCGCATGCGGCTTCCCGTGGGACGACCCGGGCATCTGCCGGGAGCACACGCGGTGGATGGCGGAGGTCCGCGCGCAACATCCGGGACGAATCGAGTTCCTGGCCATCGTCGCCCCGAACGACCCGTCAGCGGCAAGGGATGCCGAGCAAGCGTTCGATCTCGGCGCGGCCGGCATCGGAGAGCTCAACGCGGACGCTCAGGGATTCGATCTGCGCTTGCCAGGGTCCATTTCGAATCTGATGGGCGT
The Thermomicrobiales bacterium genome window above contains:
- a CDS encoding MFS transporter, whose amino-acid sequence is MDAGSEQTGRGGRHPATANILNVDTIASTEDSTPWRRLLPVLAVVFLAALDLTVVAPILPRVIADLGISAVDADRYSWIVLAYLVAYTVTVPLTGRLSDFFGRFPVFGAALVLFLVGSIVAAMAGQLGTMILGRTLQGLGGGAMLPVSMALVADIVPMRRRAFTLGLVAAVDTLGWVLGPVWGSLIFELLGSWRAIFWLNLPIGLAAGVMLAAGGVQKRPPVSSERPGFAGAILGATGLVAFCLALSSGGEAGLSSAQGAARLGADVNPLAPWRWPLLVVALVLLGVFVIVERRSAQPILPRSLIRQRLFQSAGVANALVGVALITAMVNAPLAVALLSDASDVATRTALLLGSFTLAMTVGAVAGGRLVNARGIRPVATVGLLIGALGFAAMWWWPDELRMGLMAMTMATAGVGLGIVVAPIGEVAIRAARLEDYGAASGLVLLARLLGMTLGLSAITAWGLARLDRRIVALPPVSPNPGETTAEYFTRQQQLLNERIVPLTLAVIRETFIIAAVVCVVAVGAVALLRNKSADDHSIEPLSEDYPSIRL
- a CDS encoding LppX_LprAFG lipoprotein, with protein sequence MHRLRLFSIVILGLLVFAGGCSTGSASSSSSKPTAASVLTAAGDRWAATDTAHFKLTVDGDAFIDSAQSIKLLSAEGVLKRPDAVNADARIDIQITQANISLIAIGDKTWMTNFISGKWEVAPADFSYNPAVVFDEKNGIKPILANLQGAALGKDDSVGGRDTRVITGTVDQNAVSQVTSGSIQGDVISVTLWVDAGTNDLLRVSLKEPEGARKNPVAWTLDLSKQGEAVDIQPPPTS
- a CDS encoding Stp1/IreP family PP2C-type Ser/Thr phosphatase translates to MEDSRLIVGAATDPGPVREANEDTVYHDVVANPIAGDLLVLAVADGMGGYQRGEVASSMAVDALRDRFTTADTSDVVVLLKQAFRQANESIFNGGSAAGEHNMMGTTLVAGVVKDMDLAIGNIGDSRAYLVRARTLNQITNDHSLVAEQVAMGAMTHDEARGSHHKNIITRALGHRERVDVDIFELTLLPDDRLLFSTDGLHDHLEDDEMTTILLTMSPEDAAKEMVDRAIRAGSTDNVTALCVWAAPVSVLDAPPAAAPAEARMNVLLTALVLLGLVIFIAIVGYIVLAT